The sequence below is a genomic window from Sinorhizobium terangae.
AGCGCTATTGCAGACGTTCATGGAGACGCATCCGCAATTGCCGTGTTGGAGATTTTCGAGAACATGGTTCGCGAGGCCCTTCGCGGCTATGAGCCCCCGATCAAATGGATTGGTGATGAGGCAATGCTCTCGTTTCCTGATCCGGAAACAGCAATCCAGGCACTTGGAAGGCTGTTACAGGCATGCCAGAAAGAAGCGAGGCTACCGCTCACTCGGGCGGGGCTGAACCATGGGCCAGTTATCCGCAGAGCAGGCGATCTATTCGGATCGACGGTCAACATCGCAGCACGCATCGCGGCGCTCGCATCCCCCGGTCAATTGCTTGCCACTCGACCCATTGCTGAGGCGGCCATCGTCCACGGCATTCTGGTGCGAGATCTCGGGACGGTGGCACTTCGATCGGTAGCCGGCG
It includes:
- a CDS encoding adenylate/guanylate cyclase domain-containing protein, whose amino-acid sequence is MNQIQSSANASATVAFIDLAGFSAIADVHGDASAIAVLEIFENMVREALRGYEPPIKWIGDEAMLSFPDPETAIQALGRLLQACQKEARLPLTRAGLNHGPVIRRAGDLFGSTVNIAARIAALASPGQLLATRPIAEAAIVHGILVRDLGTVALRSVAGEVPLYEIELAPSVDPAWIDPVCKMHAPYASYRRAAPQGPWFCSPGCEEAYRKSPQTYMLPG